From Sinorhizobium sp. B11:
TGACCTTGGGCGAGAGAGAGTCCCGGCTGACGATCGCCTTCACATGCGATGCACCGTGGGTGCGGGCAATCGTGATCAACGTATCGTCGCCGATTGCCTTGGAGGAGGTGAGGAAAGGAGCGGCGATTTCGATCGGCTGGTTGCCGATAAAGAGGGCGACTGCTGCCGGCATGTTCTCGCACTGGGAAAGTGCGGCGACGGCCTGGCGCCGTGCTTCCTCGGAGGATGCCTGGAAAAGCGGCATGAAGAGTTCGGCAAACTGGCGCAGTTCGGAGCGTGTCGGATGTGACAGGTTCTCGAAACTGCTGACAGTCGCCATTAACACCACGTCCTTCTTCCTGATGGCCAACGGGCCCTCTAGGTCTCGAAACCGGTCACGCACAAGCACACCCTGAAAACGCAGAACAAGCGGGACACCGTGGGCCGACAAGCGCTGGCGGGGCGCGCGTCAGACCATACGGTTATGAACAAATCCTACACCGGCACGGTTAATGCATGCTGAAGATTCTATTAAAATGCAACAGAAATATACACGTTTCGCGTGTCGCATAATAATAAGCCGGCAAAATAAAATCACGTGCCCCCGGAACACGGGGATTCGCAGTTTCCAGACATGCGGATAAATAGCCGGCAAATAATCTATAGGCCGGTGCGGCCGTTGAGTGCCGACAGAAGCTTGTCGTACTCGTGGTGGCCCGACTGGTAGAGGTCGAGTGCGGTCGAAGCAGCGAACTGCGCCTCGACACTTCTGATGTCGATATGTCTTTCAGCGCACCACGCATTTAGCACGCCACTTAACACGTCCAAATCCTCTGACGTGAATGCGCAACCATATAAAAAGGGCATGGGCTGCTCTCCGTATGACAGCAAGAGCACGTATGACTTCCAAGCGGCCATCGCCTTAAAAGCTTTGGGCCGATGGAGTTACGATACACCCATCCATCCTAGCCGCAATTCATATTTTAATGATGCATATTTGCAACAGTGGGGGCTTGGGCGACGTTTCAATGGTGGGGAGCCATTAACTATATGAATTATCTCTAATTTTATCGGACGGCTTTCAGCCTGTCTTTTCTTTTCCGCGGCTGAAACCAAACAACCGTTCTGCGCGTTATCTGAGTGCCGAGCAGGCTGCCCAAAGCAGCGGCTGAATATTAGTAATCTGTTAACGGTCGTGTGTCTCAATTCGGACAGGAACGACGCGATTTGGGAATATGGATCGTGGAAGCTCCGCAACATCACGGTATTTCGGTAGGTGCCGTGAGAAAGGCGCGAATGCCCTCGGTCCGGTTCATCCGGCGCTTGAGGACGCGCTGGCCCGCAGCAAGGCGGGCAGGGTGAAATCCAACGCAAGTTCATCCGTCTCGGGCAGTGCATGGAGACGAGAATGGCAATTGTAGTCGCATTGGCGGACCGGCTGCCGCAGGCGCCGCGTCGCTCGGGCAAGGAGCCCGGTGAGGCAAAAATACTCTGGTTCACCGGCGTCCGTTACGAACGGATCGTCGAAACCCCGAAGAAAAATCCGGCGCATTCTGCGCCGCGCGTCAAGAATAAGTAATTCACGAAAACAACCCTAGCGGGCGTCGAGTTCCTCGCAGCCCGCTTCCGTCAGGAAGGCGCGCGCAGCCTCGTCGAAGCTTGCCTGCGGCGCCAGCGTGCGCAGCACCGCATAGCCCTCGGGATGCGCCATCTCGACCATGATCGTCTGCTCCAGCTCTTGCGGCAGGTTCTTGCGAAGGTCCGTCAACTGGATCGGGCCTGCTGCGAGAACATCGAGAGCGCCGCCGACAGAGGTGCGGTCGTTCATGCTGAAGACCTCGTTCGAAGCGCTGTCATAGATCGCGATCGACCAGAAGGGCACATTTCCCTTGGCGGTGAAGTGCACCGGATCCTCGCCCACATCGAAGGAGCAGACGGCCGTGCGCACGAAGGGATCGCCATTGGCGAGCCCTGCTTCATCATATCGGCCGGTCAGCAGATAGAAATTGTTCGGATCGCCCTCCGCCTCCACGCGCGTCGCGGCATCGCGGCCGGTGAAGTGCGGCAGCGCCAGAATGATCACGAGATGCAGAAGCGCTGCGCCGAAAAGCCCGGCGAGAAGGGCAAAGAAGACCCTAAGCATTGCCGCATCCGATCTTGGTCAGTTTCGGCATCGACAGGTCGATGACGCCGGAGCTGCCGGCCGTTGGCGTGTCGAACAGCGTCAGCACGAGCCGGAACGTACCGGCTTGCGGCAGTGCCAGCCAGTTGCCGGGCTCGGCCCGCGTCGCAATGTCGATGGTGAAGCTGCTGTCCGGCTGGCGAAGGACCGTCCATGAATTCAGCGCCGCCGGCAGGGCCTGCTGCAGGGAGGCGGGATTGCCGGCATTGTCTGCGGTAAACAGGGTCCACAGCCGTGCCGGCGGCGTCTGGCCGCTGATGCGGTAATGGCAGGCAGCGTTCAGCCGCTCGCCGCTGTCGTCCACGCTTGCTGTAAAGGTCAGGCCTTCGGCACTGCCATAGAGCAGCTTTCCGGCGCGCGCGCGATGCGACTTCGCATAAGGGTCGGCGTCGACGGTCTGGAGTTCCGGAAAGGCCTCCCAGGCGCCGAGCTTGATCGCTCCGAATCCCTGCGTCGCATCCAGCGCGTAAAGCGAGATCATGATGCCGCCGCCGAAGGCGACGATCAGCGTGATCAGGATGAAAAGGGGAAACCGAAACA
This genomic window contains:
- a CDS encoding DUF1254 domain-containing protein, with translation MLRVFFALLAGLFGAALLHLVIILALPHFTGRDAATRVEAEGDPNNFYLLTGRYDEAGLANGDPFVRTAVCSFDVGEDPVHFTAKGNVPFWSIAIYDSASNEVFSMNDRTSVGGALDVLAAGPIQLTDLRKNLPQELEQTIMVEMAHPEGYAVLRTLAPQASFDEAARAFLTEAGCEELDAR
- a CDS encoding DUF1214 domain-containing protein is translated as MFRFPLFILITLIVAFGGGIMISLYALDATQGFGAIKLGAWEAFPELQTVDADPYAKSHRARAGKLLYGSAEGLTFTASVDDSGERLNAACHYRISGQTPPARLWTLFTADNAGNPASLQQALPAALNSWTVLRQPDSSFTIDIATRAEPGNWLALPQAGTFRLVLTLFDTPTAGSSGVIDLSMPKLTKIGCGNA